TCACTGTTCAAGCTGAAGAAGACCTGCTTGGCATTCTCTACAGATTTGGCATTCTCCTCCGCAATCGTAAGACCCAAAGTTGTATGTTCTACGGACAGGCTTGTTTTTTCCTCAATGGCGCTGACCTTCTTGTAGATTTCTTCGGTAGCCCGGGCGGTCTGCTCGGCAAGCTTGCGTACCTCCCCGGCCACCACGGCGAAGCCCCTGCCTTGTTCACCAGCCCGGGCAGCTTCGATGGAAGCATTGAGGGCGAGCAGGTTGGTTTGGGTGGCAATTTGATTCACTGTGCCGACGATGCCCGAAATCTCATGACGGCTCAGATCAATATCCTCAATGAGCGCTGACATCGCCTGTGTCGATCTGTGATTGTCCTCTGCGGCTTTGGAGAGCTGCTCCACCAACGAAAGACCAGAGCTGCTGAGCTGTGCAGAGGTCTGTACCATCGTTCCTACAGCCTGCGCGTCACTGGTAATCTGGTCAATTTGATTGGACAAAGCACCGGTTTTGTGGAGAATGCTCTCCGATTCTTCCGACTGGTAGTTGGTGGCATTGGCAATTTCATTGATGGCCGTGGCGGTCTCGTTCATGGTGACGGCGGTTTTAGCAGAAATGGCTTGCAGGTTGCCCGAGGACTGGGTCAGAATCTGAGCCGTATTATGGATGACCTGAATCATGCCTTGAATCTTCTGGACCATGTTGGCCATTCCCCCGGCGATCTGCCCGATTTCGTTGCCGGAAGGTTCAGGGAGCTGAACGGTCAAATCCCCGTCTTCAATCCGCTTCATGGCAGCCAGCAGTCTGGGAATGGAGCGCAACAGATAACGCAGCGTGATATAACAGATGAATACCAGGAGAAGGGCGGCAACGGCAAAGCCGGCGATGGTTGTCCGGGTGAAGGAGGTCAGCTCGCTAAGCGCCTCTTGCCGGGTAATGGTTAAGCCCACAGACCATCCGGTATCCATACTGGTAGCATAGCCGATGTAGCGGGGCTCGCCGTTATCATTGATCAGCGTTACGCCGGATTCGCCGTTGATCATTTTTTGGCCGATCATACCGAAGTCTCCGGGAAGCTCTGTAATTTTGGCTTGCAGCACCTTGGTTTGATCCGGGTGGTAGAGAATATCGCCTGCGCGGGTGGCCAGAACGGAGAAGCCTGTGCTGCCCAGGGAATAGCTCTGCATGATATCCGGGATATCATTGAAGGCAATATCTGCGGCAATGAGGCCGATCATCTGGTTGCTGTCATTCATAATCGGATAGAAAATCCCCATCAGCATAGTGCCATTATTGACATCGGCATAAGGCTCGGAATAATAGAGGCCATTGGCTTCAGAGACGGGTTTGAAATAGGGGCGGGAGCGGATATCGAAGTCCGGCTTGGAGGTCAGACCGTCATGCTGGAGGAAGTAGCCCTTCCCCGACAAACCGGCCACCCAGGCATCGGCAAAAGAGGGCTCCGCCTTCACAATCGCCGCCAGTGCGGCAAGTGCTTCTGCGGCGTGGGGGGAGGTGGTGATTTGATCTGGGGTGGTGCTTTCGATATATTTTTGAAAAATCGAGTTGGTGGACATTTGTTTGACC
This region of Paenibacillus sp. FSL K6-1096 genomic DNA includes:
- a CDS encoding methyl-accepting chemotaxis protein; translation: MSQPKLKRPVRSTSIANTLALVLLVIILVVFSTLGTFFYSSTRAILVDQQESLLMTKTQGIVSQFDALFKEKGSLVKQMSTNSIFQKYIESTTPDQITTSPHAAEALAALAAIVKAEPSFADAWVAGLSGKGYFLQHDGLTSKPDFDIRSRPYFKPVSEANGLYYSEPYADVNNGTMLMGIFYPIMNDSNQMIGLIAADIAFNDIPDIMQSYSLGSTGFSVLATRAGDILYHPDQTKVLQAKITELPGDFGMIGQKMINGESGVTLINDNGEPRYIGYATSMDTGWSVGLTITRQEALSELTSFTRTTIAGFAVAALLLVFICYITLRYLLRSIPRLLAAMKRIEDGDLTVQLPEPSGNEIGQIAGGMANMVQKIQGMIQVIHNTAQILTQSSGNLQAISAKTAVTMNETATAINEIANATNYQSEESESILHKTGALSNQIDQITSDAQAVGTMVQTSAQLSSSGLSLVEQLSKAAEDNHRSTQAMSALIEDIDLSRHEISGIVGTVNQIATQTNLLALNASIEAARAGEQGRGFAVVAGEVRKLAEQTARATEEIYKKVSAIEEKTSLSVEHTTLGLTIAEENAKSVENAKQVFFSLNSDLEELKTRMLQISSNTSIVHKHKDEILQAIEVISSTTEENSASTEEVSANTQEQLGSIEQVAELSRELSQISLKLEEELRQFKLE